The Kwoniella shandongensis chromosome 8, complete sequence genome contains the following window.
GTAAGAAGTAACGTATGAGAAGGACTGGGGGCGGAAGTGAGATATCTTTGAGATCGAAATAGCTGTCAGGTGTTCAAGCAAGTAGCCCAAACGTCAATGTATAATCAAGCGTGATACGAAGACCATAAAGTGAAGGATATTTTAAAGTCATATGCATCTTGTAGATGATCGAGAACACGGAACTGTGCACATCGTCAAAATGCTCAACGCAACTAATTACCACTACCTCGtctacttcttccccttggctttccccttgcccttgcctttcccaCCCTTCTTGTCCAAAGCGACCTTTGTAGGTTTCGCTCTCATACCTTCGTGTTTTGGACCTTttcgatcatcatcgaacGCACTCCcctttcttccaccacccacTTTCTTACTCTTCCCTTTTACGCCAGCTTGTTTCTTCCCCGCATCCGGGTTAGCCAGGGGTTCCGTGATTTTCTTAGGCTTGAAAGCCTTTTTAGCTTGTCGAATAGCCATCGTAGTAGATTTGACATGTTGTTGATccgcttcatcctcttccattgCCATCTTTCGTCTTTTGACTCGTCGAGATAGACCATCATATTTCCCTCGTTTGATGGCGTTCTtatccttctctttgtcttGGTCCGATGTGCGGACACGTCTCTCTTTCTCAGCGGGGAACGCACTGATATAAGCTTCTTTGCCGGTGTCTGCGAAGACGTAGTGACGAATTGTCAGtgtccttgtccttcaaTGCAGGCATGCTTTCGCCCGCGCCactactcactcttcgatgcaagcttctccttctcgctctggAACCATGTTCTGGCAGGCCTAGAATAGATCTCCTCTTCATGCTCGACCATGTTCTgacccttcttgatctccatATCCGCTTGACGCATCTGCACACATACGCAATGGTCGTCAGTAAGGCCACAAACGCAAACACATGCAGACTGCCCACTTAccagcttctcctccttctcctcatgcATAATATCCTGgatctcatccttcaactCGTCCACCTTTATCGTCATAGCCGCCACAGCCTCAGGAGGGATGATCCTATGTCTGATCTGATCCGCCTCGGACTGCTTGATCGCAAGTTTGAGCATCTTCCTATCGGCTTCTCCGACGAGTGAGATCGAACGACCTTTTCTCCCCGCTCGGGCGGTACGACCGACTCGATGGGTGTATTGGGCCAATTGACCGGGCATGTCGTAGTTGATGACGGTTTCGACTCCTTTGATGTCAAGACCACGAGAAGCGAGATCGGTAGCAAGGAGATAATCGACCTTTCCAGCTTTGAAATCGTTCAATGCTTGGAGACGCTGCGGCAAGAAGGACGCATCAGTATCCAGCCCGATATCAGACTATCACGAGTATCtcgatcacactcacctgctcttGAGTCAAGTTACCGTGGAGTTCTGCAGCTTTGAGACCAAACAAACCAAACAGAATCCGCATTTGGTGCGCAAGGGCTTTACTcctgaagaagatgatacacTTCTCTCGGATAGTCCTCTTACACAAGGCCAACAGACTTGGTGATCTCGCGTCGTCCGATCTAATCCTGACGAATTCCTGTGTCAAACTTGACGCCGTGTTCCTCTTAGGATCGACGAACACCCTGATCGGCTTGTCCAAActgagcttgacgagctcgtcTACGCTATCCGTCATCGTTGCGGAGAATAGCATAGTTTGACGTGATCGGGGACAAGctttgatgatctcctcgagTTCATCAGTGAAACCAGCTTCGAGCATTCGATCGGCTTCGTCAATGACCAACACGTCCAATgcggagagggtgaaggaaggggtgttggtgagatgatcgatgagTCGACCAGGAGTGGCGATGAGGATATCGGGAAGAGTACGAAGAGTGTGTGCTTGTGCGTTGAGTGACAATCCACCAACGAGAAGAGCGAATCGAACGTCTAATCCACCCTTTTCGGCTAAAGCTCTACCGACAGCTTCACATTGCACTGCCAACTCTCGAGTAGGACACAAAACAAGTACTCGACACGCTTGTCCACCCTTGCCTCGATCACGGTAGCACAGTCGTTCAAGGACGGGAACCATGAAGGCGGCAGTTTTACCGGAACCAGTGACGGCAGAACCGAGGATATCTCGACCAAGTAGCGCGAGAGGGATAGCTCGAGCTTGGATAGGTGTGG
Protein-coding sequences here:
- a CDS encoding ATP-dependent RNA helicase DRS1, which translates into the protein MANDLVTTIDSDDEVSNYGEPSQTPRASTKSGKDDELDPDFEFDFDGGRQEGLDLWGGDEIQATTKGNEPINVDDIIARRRGKPLEAYRDRKRRREEADAESDEDEESEEEDEDSEMEAQVEEDGSQASGSDAEEMDVDGSDADTEEEEESDDEEDEDADSDDDASEAGETAAEIARKDAFFSKDPTADAIVDPTIPSSFASMNLSRPLLRALTALSLNTPTPIQARAIPLALLGRDILGSAVTGSGKTAAFMVPVLERLCYRDRGKGGQACRVLVLCPTRELAVQCEAVGRALAEKGGLDVRFALLVGGLSLNAQAHTLRTLPDILIATPGRLIDHLTNTPSFTLSALDVLVIDEADRMLEAGFTDELEEIIKACPRSRQTMLFSATMTDSVDELVKLSLDKPIRVFVDPKRNTASSLTQEFVRIRSDDARSPSLLALCKRTIREKCIIFFRSKALAHQMRILFGLFGLKAAELHGNLTQEQRLQALNDFKAGKVDYLLATDLASRGLDIKGVETVINYDMPGQLAQYTHRVGRTARAGRKGRSISLVGEADRKMLKLAIKQSEADQIRHRIIPPEAVAAMTIKVDELKDEIQDIMHEEKEEKLMRQADMEIKKGQNMVEHEEEIYSRPARTWFQSEKEKLASKNTGKEAYISAFPAEKERRVRTSDQDKEKDKNAIKRGKYDGLSRRVKRRKMAMEEDEADQQHVKSTTMAIRQAKKAFKPKKITEPLANPDAGKKQAGVKGKSKKVGGGRKGSAFDDDRKGPKHEGMRAKPTKVALDKKGGKGKGKGKAKGKK